Within the Montipora foliosa isolate CH-2021 chromosome 11, ASM3666993v2, whole genome shotgun sequence genome, the region GGACATACTTTTATGATGATCTCTTAACCAGGCTACTGGAACAGTGACCCTGCCCGCTGCTGACTGAAGGATGCACTAAAGATGGTTCGCAAAATACAAAAGACAGTTGAGACGGTCCATAAAGAAACTTATCAAAACCTGCAAAAAGACATTCAGATAAAAGCAAGGATATAGATGAAAAGATTACTTACCTAGAAATCAGCAGAGTTTGGATGTAGCAAAAATTGTCCAAAACCCGTAAAAATTTAGTTGCATCACCCAAACTAGAGGCACAAAACAACGACCGCGACGATAACCGCCACTTCTGAGATGGAATATCCGCGCGCAATAAATAAAATGAGTTGTCTGTCTAAATCCCAACATTGACACCATAACAAAAGACAGGgatgtttaaaaaagaaattgcattGTTTGCTGACAGCGTTTTAATGACTAACGCATTCAGTTAACATTTTCACACgccttttttcactttcaaatttctatcaatttAGTGACAATTTTATACACGCCCTCGACTTTGCACTAGCCTGCGGTGCACCTTAGTTATCACTCACAGCCAGCGCTATGTTCTTTGAAGTGTCATTTTACTTCTCCAGCCAAAATTAACCAGAGCACAATTTCAAAAGCCGCAGGAAGCCAGAAGGGaagtgaatttatttttttttctagccgGCTTCGGTATTCAAAGGGTcgaccacagcaagaaaaacgtttcggcACAATTCCCAGCTAGAGTTTCTCATCCATTATTTAGTAACCAGCCAGCAAATTCTTAGCCTGAGGAGCGGATATTTTGAGGAGCGGatccgttgggtactcctgtcaaggaatggaatttcatcattttgttcAGGCAATTGTGAATGTAACGTTGTTGTGTCTCCCATTTAGGTAACGTAAAAAACTCAAACCAccatttttgttcttgaaaagagtAAAGGTATCGTCCACGTACCGGAACCAAATAGTAGGCTGATTGGTGTTCTTCATCacccatttttcttcaaaatcacacatgaaaatgttcgcCAAAACAGGACCAAGTGGAGAGCCCATTGCGACGCCATCAATCTTGTCATAGTATTgaccatcaaaaacaaaatgactcTTCTTTGTTGCAAACAAGAGTAAATTCTTTAGGACCAATCGGGGTAATCTAGGTGGATTTGCGAGGGCATACAGCTTATcaaggcaaatttcaatagtCTCATCTAGTGGGTCATTAGTAAATAGTGAACTGGCATCAAAGGTACATATGAATTCGCCGTTGTGAGTGTACTGTTTGGCCCATTCTGCATTCTGCTGGGATTGCTGGGtttgcaatgatttctacatagggaaaacgaaacgccgattacgtgacagaaaaacttAACATTTTAAAGCTCTAACTAcaaatagatcgttttcacgtgacgtcatcattttctaaaatccaaaactaaagagccacgaaagtttttatcctcatcgggcataagaggcggtaaatttgtatccatttgcaattttaaagctcaatagcgtgctttgttgggaaaccagagcattttgaatttctgagttatagcggtgcgtgacacgaggcgacgatcaagtttattgagaaatatatatttatctcatggttttgagcctttttagaatttaaagcattaggaaaagtgcttaagtaaatagctgtctgttcagtacagatgatcactcgcctagatagccaaagtaagtaacagatgttgacactattttccggccgccatattggtgcaccacagatgtgcaccaacatggcgttttcatactgggctctgtaaatttctgcgaaacatttcgacgaatatctgacgtttggggaaacgcacgggcctaaaacttggagaagtgtcttcttcatttatcttctacaacatcacgaaatCTTGAcgttttccactggatggttttcgatttatttttttattgcgtgacagtgaaaacgatctattgtcacgaatctgcaattgctgatcttcttttcttaaccaaccatagaattaagtgggatcattttgaaatattagcaactggtcgatcagacatgcattgcaaaattaaagagtctctgttgatccgtgatcttaagccagccttaaatgaaaacgttggcagtgagaaactttatctctattattaggatatccgtgtcgttttatgtcaatcaatttcgttagttcccattccgaacagttgtatttttgaatttaaatttatctgtaactgaataataatcacttctgatgatgtatgttgtaacatacgaaacgttaagtttataaaagttatgcatttcaagcaaatgtttgtaagcgctgtttgcgttttattcctattaaGACCAAAACACTTAAAGAAACCTCATTAGAATTTCCAGATGGGTGAAGGGGTGTCAAAACGCACCTTTTGTGGGGGAGGAATGGACATTTTATGGAACTacacattgaagaaaaaaatcctACTAAATAAATCTCAagccttttactaaaaaacagTTGGCAGGTTTAATGGCTACTGTATAAATGTACAAAATGTTAATTTTggtaaacaaaaaggaaaacaggtaATAGGTAAAGAATGGTTTCTTCATGCATTTTAGTCACTCTTCAGTCCTAACAATTTGGGCATTTGGTAATGATTAAAATAGTCCCCATAGTGGACAATTTTAACAGAGAATAGACttgcaaaaaatattcaaaatcacaAAATGAAGGTGGTAGGattcataaattataaattgtggCATTTGCATTACCTTGGTGCAAGCTTCTCATCTCTTTATAAAACTGCATCATTGGTACCAACCTCTTTATAACACACACATGTCAATATGCTTATCTTTGCGCACAGTCCACTTCTTTGACAAAACCTGATCATTGGCTCTGGCAGTCAGAATGTTTCCTTCTGGCATAGCAAGGATCTCCATCGATAAACCATTTAACCAGGATTTCATGATGTTATACCGACTCCCCGGATGAAGTTTCCATAAATATCCACCGGCCATTCTGCTGCGTGCAATTGAATACATAACCAGGTTGGATCCAAACATAATTGGACtaataaagttgtgttttgcTACACTTTGAAGGTATTTTTTTCCTGTGGGCATCAGCATCCGCCATCTCAACGCCTAGgagtaaatcaatcaaatacGGCCGTCATTATTAAGAGCACATCGCAAATCAAAATACCCCCTTGCACATTTTTAATAGACCGTGCACAACAGCAAAAACACGTGAAAGTTCAAGTAAAAGACTTAAAGATAGcgacattttttttgcaaatgctggaaaaatctaCAAGTACCTTTAATTTAACGACAAAGTGGAAAACGTACCTGACTTTGGGACCCAACTTCATGCGCTGTCCCACTTTACAAATAACATTTCCAACCGTTCAACCCGCTCTGCCACCGCCATCTTTGAGAAAGGCGAAGAACGTTCCTTCCTTGTCCATATCGAGTAGAGTTACGGGTAGATAACTCAACCAGTTCCGAGCAAAAAACGAATACAGTAAAGTGTATACAAAATCCTCCGATTTCTgcaatggccgccatgttgtgacgtaacatggttatcaaaattgataacaatcctggactgataaatgctcggagatattagctacaccaagctactctaaaaatccaagggtaaataaagatgtatgatatgaaaaaaatatgatatgatatgattttGGGCGTTATTGCTATCTAAGAATGTCTTTCGAAATAAATATGGCGCCTAAAGAATTTAAAAGTAATATACAATCAAGTGAGGACGGCTGCGGTCAAGCAGCCTCTTCTGGCATATTATGTGTATGATGTCAACAAAAAGGTCTCGATACAGTGTGACGCTCATGAAAATAGACTAGGAAACACACTCTTCAAAATAAGCAGCCTGTCGCCTGTCGAAATCGCTTACCGTTCCACTGAACACAGGTATGCACAAATCGAAAAAAGGTGTCTCGTAACAGTGTTTGTTTGACAGACATTCAGCCAGTACATTTCACGCCGAGAGATAGTCACAGTGGAGACCGATCACATAAGCCACTTTAATCAGTCTTTCAGAAGCCGGTCTTATTCACTCCATGTAGACAGGAGCGGTCGCTGCACAGACTACAGGGTTGCAACTTGAACATTAAGTACAAACACGGTCCACGAATGTACATAGCTGACTGTGTGCCTAAAGCCTATTTGGCCGACCCAGAAAAACAAGATAAAGAATTTCCAGACTTTTCCTTGGAAACAGACGCCTTTTAAGCctctcaacaacaacaacaacaacaactttttttttattgaccccttatacttgaaaaaaaattaatgtacatgaaGTAAGAATTAAAGCTAAATGGGGTGTTGGCTTCCTAAAATAACTAGAAAGTTAACAAGGCTAGGAAACCAAACTACATAGAATAAATTACAACATAAGGGTCAGAATgatgcacacacacacacacacacacgcacacacacacattgaACTATAGATAACTATAAAAAGGACAAACAAAATTTACAAGCCATGGGGAGAAGGACAGATAAACTTGGATGAAATCCTGAATAtaataaacgaaaaatcaaatttaaggcAGCAAATAAATCACAGAATAAACTGAGAAGAAACTCATTACTCTAGGGAAAACAGAAACCAGAGTGAAATTAATATTGGCACAGCAAttcattttttagttttttttttaatttactaaAAGGAGTTGACTTTATATCTTTCCCAAGAGAGTTCCATACCTTTGGTCCTTGAAAGCAAATATTAAATATTCCATAGTTTGTTCTAGCTCGAGGCAGGTAATAAGATTGATTTGCTGCACTTCGTGTATTGTAGTTATGAATATTAAGCGCTGAATTGAAGAAGGTATCAAAATTCGAAGGCAATGAGTTATTATGAAATTTATGCATAAAAAGTGCaatatgaaatgtaacaagATCAGAAATTAGCTTCATAATTCCTAGTAATCTAAACAGTGGAGTTGAATGCTCATCAAATGTAGAAAAAGTCATAAATCGAACTGCTTTTTTCTGTAAAATATATAAAGGCTGAAGTGTAGTTGAGTATGTATTACCCCAGATAATTATACCATAGGTCAGAAATGGGTAGATTAAAGAATAATAGAGATTAGTAAGAATATCAATATTAACATAATGGCGAAGCTTAGACAAGATGCCTAcacttcttttaattttcattaCAGTACAGGCGATTTGCGGTTTCCAGGATaaatttgaatcaattaagaTTCCTAGGTATTTAATACAAGATTCCTGTTGCAACTGCTTCCCATTTAGAGTTAGGTGGAAGTTGAATGTTAATTTCCTTTGAGGAGgatgaaaaattacaaaactagTTTTTTCTATATTAAGAGAAAGTTTATTAGCACAAAGCCAGGAATTCACATGAGAGAGTTCATTGTTCATACTTGCCTGTAGAGAGGTGAGATTTTTATGTTTGCAGAATAAAttagtgtcgtcagcaaataaatgaaaatcaaaaactttagaacaatGGTGaatgtcattaatatataacaaGAAAAGGATTGGTCCAAGGACTGACCCCTGAGGAACGCCACATGTAATATTAACAGGAGTAGAAGTTACACCATTTACTGTAACTGTTTGCCGACGATTTGCAAGATATGAAGTAAACCACTGATTTGCAATCCCACGGATGCCATAGAACTCAagtttttttaacaatatctCATGATTTATGGTATCAAATGCCTTACtgaaatctaaaaatataccaCAAGAAAAATCCCTCTCATCAATTGCCCTTTGAATCTTATCAACAATACTAAGGAAAGCATAATCAGTGGAATGCTTAGCCCTAAAACCAAATTGATTATCAAAgaatacttttttcttttcaaggaaATCAACTAACCTATTACACATAAGCTTTTCAAGCAATTTAttaaaaacagacaacaagGAAATTGGTCGATAATTGGATAAACAGTTCTGGGATCCCTTTTTATAGACTGGAATTACATTTGCtaatttaaaactatctggtACTATACCAGTCTCAAAGGAAGCATTGAACAAAACCTCTAAAGGCTTGGATataacagttttcaaaattttgagaaTGGTCACAGGGATACTAAAAGGACCAGTGGCTTTGCTAGATTTCAGttttgtaatttcattttcaatttcttctgctgtTATAGGAGAAATAAAAAATCTCTTACAGAGAGGAGTTTTTAAATACTCTAAAGGAGACATTTCAACATTTGGTATTGAGCAAGCAAGGTCCTTTccaatattaacaaaaaaattattgaacatATCGGCAATCGTATGACGATCAGTTATGACATTACTATTGGTAATAATTTTAATGGTTCTATGACTTGTTGGAGGCTTAAAATGAATAATTTGTTTAATACCATTCCAAATTCTTTTAATATCTTTACTgtgtttcaaaaaataattaCTGTAATATTGTTTTTTGCTTAGTTTTAATAAATGGTTTAATTTATTCCTATAAAGTTTAAACTTGGAGTGAAAATAGTAAGATTTggtctttaaatattttttataaaatttattttttacttgaatAGACACTTTTATTCCCTGAGTTATCCATGGCTTGGACTGAAATTTTAATTCTTTCTTAGATAATTGTTTCAAAGGAATGTGTTTATCTACTATATCAGAAAGTAATTAACAATGATTTAGACAAAcatatactggcaaaaactagcgataaaagcgtccgacgtttcggcgacatcttggcgccattgtcaagggaaactaaattaaatatgcgatctcaagagaaactaagagtccagagtcattaaatttgcatgagttaaacaaagaccttagcccgaattgagtctgattgtacatttaaacatggtcttaattgtttaatgagtaacatctcattaactagacaatcgaacttgttctggcattttttcaacacattaaaACGATTGTGAAGGTCCTCCGGAATCCTGCCTGCGTGTCTATTATCATAGTGTTTGCGCACTGACGAGGTCTTGCTTCTATGTCCATCAACGCGTACGAACAGATGGCCACGGGTGTATCCGACATAACCAGCATCGCACTGGTCACACTTGAAgttatacacaacgcattgttgatcaATGAGCTGAGGCTTTAATTCGCTTGTCGAGAACGCCTGGGCAATCTTGCGGTTCGTAAACACTGGTTGGACAATATTCTGGAGCTTCACACTAAGATCTTTTAATTGTGTCTTCACGATATTAGCAGACTCCTGGTCTTTAAAGGGTATGACGACCCGAGTAGtgttttctgtcgtagattttgATTGCAATGGAGACTGGTCGGCGACCCTTAAGTTTAGGAAGTTTTTAACAATGGAGTCCACAAGGTGCTTGGGATACTTCAGTTTAGAGAACACAGACTTCAGTCGTTCACACTCCTCAGTGAGGTAGGACCACGACGAAGACAGGCGATATGCGCGATCGAGCATAGTTGTCAATAGGCCGTGCTTGTATCTATTATCGACATGACTGTGGTAATGGAGGAGCAGACCACTGTTTGTTGGCTTCACGAATACTTTAGTCTCAATACGGGGCGCTCGGTTTAGGAGTTGAATACCGAGGAAGGGGAGCATTCCACCATTTTCGACCTCCATAGTGAACTTGATGGCGGCGTGGGCGTGGTTGAGGGTGTTGAGGAAGTCCCTTGCTGTAGACAAATCAGGCATCACAGTGAGAGACcatgtttaaatgtacaatcagactcaattcgggctaaggtctttgtttaactcatgcaaatttaatgactctggactcttagtttctcttgagatcgcatatttaatttagtttcccttgacaatggcgccaagatgtcgccgaaacgtcggacgcttttatcgctagtttttgccagtatatgTATATCAGAAAGTGTAGAGTAAAATGAGCAGAACATGTCAGATTGATCAGAATCAGAAGTAAAAATACTATGCCAGTCTATAGATTGCAACTCACTGATTAAggttgattggttaaaattagAGTAGTCCCTTTTATATACTTTTATATTAGAAGGGAGAGAACTAAGATTAGTCAGAATAATGAAATTAGCCAAGTGGTCAGTAAGATCATAAACTATATTCCCACTGATAGTAAAATGCTCAAtagaattaaagaaaatattatcAATTAGAGTGGCAGTGTGATCCGTTATCCTCGAGGGTTGTAAAATGTGAGGTTGGTAAAAGAAGGAAGCAAGGGTATTAATGAAATCATCTGATGGTTTGCAAGAATTCAAGAGATCGATATTGAAGTCACCCATTATGAGGGAATACTTATTTTGCAGATGTATCTTTTCAATTACCTTGTTAATATAAACCATGAAATTATCCAAATTTCCATTTGGGTGTCTACATACAACTCCACAGATTAGATTGGATTGACCGTCACAATTAATCTCTATCCAAAGAGCTTCAAAATCGACATTTGTAGTTGATAGTTCTGATAGAACAGTAAAAGTTAAATTATTGCTTATATAGAAGCCAACACCCCCTGCATTTGAGAGGCTTGGCtgtgaaataaaattataaCCTGGAATATTAACATTTGTTATGATATCCTTATCaaccttaaacttaatttcCGAAAGCCCCAACACTGAGAAAGGGAACTGCAATTCAGATAGCAAATGAACAAAATTCTCAAGATTACACTGCAAACTTCTAATATTGCAGTGTAAAGCAGCAAAGGTCTTCGAGTGTGTTGAAAAGTCATTTATATCATAATTGGAATGAAAGTCATGAGTAGTATAATAGATAAAGTTCTGATCTGAGGGCATATTATGATCAACATCAATATTTCTAAGGTGTGGAATAACGGAAACAGGAGAAGTTACGTTTAGAATCGGTAAGTTCTTAAGTTCAGTGACCTTATCAGACAGTTCACTTTGGTTAGAAGGGCAGCTAGCCCCTATACATTTAGAACAGTATGTAATGCCAGAACATTATCAGTACTTATCTCTTTAACTTGTTAAGTTCTTCTTGATTCTTTATAAGTATAGCTGAGCTGTCTCGGTCCTTCCGCAAATAAATCCTTCCATTTGAAGTCCAAATGTGATCATAACTGTGATCTTTCTTTACTTTAAGTGTGGCCTTAAAGAGTTCTTTATTTACTTCAGTTAGACTCTCATTTATAAAGATAATATTGTCGTCTGAAAAGCCAAGGTCTTTAGTTGTCAAACCTCTCAGCTCTTTTCGCCCACGATAGAACATCTCCTTTGTATCACGCCGGGTAAACTTCACTGTAATAGCAGGAGCAGATCTCCTTCCCTGATATTTCTGGCTGGTTGGAATACGATGGCTGACCGAAATATCCTCAGGACGCACTGAAACACCCATCATATCTCCGATTTTGAGAACTAGTTCGTTGGTGTTTTCTTTAATATCCCTTTCTTTCGGAGGTAGAGGAATGCCATGGATTTCAAGGCACTCCCGCCTTGAATACTGCTCGAGCTCGTTGCAAGTTTTCTTTAGATTAGTTATTTGCCCTTCCAATTGAAGAATCGTATTATTTAAGGCCTTGTTTTCTGTAGTGATGGTACTAAAGACCTTTTCGATGCCAGACATACGAGTGTTGGTTTCTTCGTATTTCTTGTTTGCTTCATCAATGAATTTACGAAAGTCTGCAGCCATCTTGTCGGTGAACTCTTTGATTGTTGCTTTAAGCGGTGATAGCTTCACATCAAGGATTTCTTCCAGGATTTTCCTAGTAATAGGCTCATTCCCCATTTTTAAATAagtaaagaaacagaaaacaCAAAACAGAACAGAAGGACTACAcgaaaagagaagagaagacTCAAAGGTCTTCAATGTGTCCTGTGAGTTACAAACAGTTACAAAAGACAATAGGCCTGGCCCTCCAGTCTTTTGGGTGAAAAGTCGTAGTAGGGTGGCCAGAGTTGACGCGTGATGTGCCCATTGCAGTCCTAGAATATTGGACCTTCAGAGAAGAAATTTATCTCCGCCGTAATGGTCTCCTGTTCAAGAGTCAGCACATCGTTACCACTGAGAAGTGAAATCATTGCAAGAAGCCATGCTATTCATCTCGAAATTGTGGGATGTTTGCGAAACGCTAGAGACGTCGCTTTCTGGCCTGGAATGAACAGCAACCAAAAGCAAGCAATCACCTATTGTTCTGTATGCGCAGAGTTTGAAGCAAGGAGCCCAAAAGAGCCGTTGCAGACGCCGAAAATTGCATTGATATGTTTACTCTTCAGAGGAAAGAGTACATTTTTCTAGTAGACCACAGTTCAGACTGGAACTCAGTGACCCAACTTTGCCATGAAAATTACCAAGAACCTGTTCAAGAAAGCACTCCGCAACGACATAACACCCCGGATTGTCTTACTGGGTGAAAGAAACACGCCCGAGGAAAGCATTGCATCAAGTCCAGCACAGCGAATGATGACTCGTCGAACTAAGACCCGTATGTCGACAGCTGCATGCAACCCTTCTCTATTTTCCCGtcgatgaagaagaagaaagtaaaataaagcAGAAGAGACGGAAAGCAAAGCTTTATCATGACCAGTATGCAAAGCCTTTGCCGTAATTAGAAATTTGGCAAGATCTCAGGATCGCTGAAGTGCAGAAAGGAACTCGGAGTTGGCGAACGGGGTCTCTTGTCTATCAGTTGTCTGGTGAAGACTGGGACAGAAACCATGCGTCGGAACAGGCAGTTTCTCAAGCTCAGGAACAGCCAGCAACAAAAGCAGTCCTGCCAAAGTAGTAGGTCTTACTGGTGAGAGTGCCTAAAGTGCAAATCCGAGCAATTACCAGTTCAAGTGTTCCTAATCCTGCACCCAACTCTGTGTTAGAACCCGAACCAGAGCCATGACCTGGACCTCCACCCGTGAAGAACACCTACGCTAGGATTAT harbors:
- the LOC137976670 gene encoding uncharacterized protein gives rise to the protein MGNEPITRKILEEILDVKLSPLKATIKEFTDKMAADFRKFIDEANKKYEETNTRMSGIEKVFSTITTENKALNNTILQLEGQITNLKKTCNELEQYSRRECLEIHGIPLPPKERDIKENTNELVLKIGDMMGVSVRPEDISVSHRIPTSQKYQGRRSAPAITVKFTRRDTKEMFYRGRKELRGLTTKDLGFSDDNIIFINESLTEVNKELFKATLKVKKDHSYDHIWTSNGRIYLRKDRDSSAILIKNQEELNKLKR